TCTCCAGCTCTTTGAAAAAGCTCCTCGACACACGTGGACAGCAGATCTGACAAGTTGAACTTCTGAACCGAGCGCAGCCGTCACGTTAACCCCCTTCTCCCGTGTCTGTACCACTCATTGATTCACTTCCCCACCTCTAACCCTGAAGTGCCTCGGCGGGTCATCTCACTAATGAGCCATGTGCTCCCCTCTGGCTGCCACTAATCAGGGATGCAAGGCCGTCCCATCCtcggccgccgccgccgccgcagccAAACACACTGAACCCAAAGTGGTTCTCTCGCTGCCATCTGGCCTCCATGCCTGGCCCTGTCTCCACTCTGCCGGCGATTTATGCCCTCCTGAGGTGTTTCGCCTTTTAACTCACACGTAATTGGCCCCCAGATGCAAAAAAGATGTGGAGGCCAGTTTTTATTAGTTGCCAAGCAGAGGTCATTGTTTTTGCATCGCTGGGGCTCGGCAGCTCTGCCAAGGTTAAAAAGACAcgctctgtgtccctgtgtacTCAGACCAATTACTGAGGAAAACAGGGAGGCTGAGCTCAgttgaacatttaaaaagagtTAATGATGAAGAACAGACGTGAAGGAGGCAGCGTGTGATGTTCTGACAATAAAACGATAAAAAACGAACCACATAGACTTGACCTGAGATAACTTCAGTCCCGTCTCCTGTCCTCAGTCCCCACACGACCCACTCACTTAGCACGACGGGAATAAGGAGCTTTACGGCCTTCTGGGTAAAACAGGAACAGTCTGATTAAAGGTCTGACATCGTTTCACAGTTAAAACATCAGCAGGAGATGAATGTCGGACTCTGTCACACGGACAGTTTTCCCGCCACCTCAGGAAAGTTACAGACAGAGAAACTATAGCAAACAGCATTTTAAGCCATCACATATGTGCAATCACACATTTCAGATCAACTGATTGGTTTAATTCTGCCTCATTGTAATGAAGATGGAGGATGAAATGAGCATCACTTCTAAGAGAAGGTGAAGAAGTTCtgacacacgtagaagacacaacGATGTGAACAGAGTTTGTTGTGATGGAGATTGTATTATATCTGTCTACACTTACAAAGAGTGTCCTCAGACatcacttttaaaatgtttagttgatgttttatattacattacatgtcatttagctgacgcttttatccaaagcgacttacattttaagaacactcaacatttttttttgaggggccatttaggggttcagtatcttgccaaggacacttaggcatgcagatgggacagagtgggattcgaaccggcaaccttcttgttgcagagcacccgctctatcccctaggccacgctcttatatatatatatataaaacaaatactgaTAAACCATATAGATCGTCTTTATGTTCtttaacacttttattttatctatGAAGTGATGATATCTAATATCCAAATTCTttgtcatttgtattttttattttattttaatgatctaTTTCTTAAATCTTATTCAtcttattgtctttttttaattttaatttaatttgattaaataaaattaacCCTTAGTGACTCTTCACTGGCTCAGAAACGCTCACACGTTGTTCCCTCAAACTTGTGCCTGAACTTAAAAGTGTCGTACAAGTAAATAACTAGTAGTAACTATAAGTCGTGTTTATATGAACATattcataaaatatttaacGTCAAAAATTAGCAGAACAGACGgatttttattctcatattaaTTGTGAACATCTCAGTAGTTTTATATTCAGGCGGGATCTGCGGCAGCACTTCTCGGGTCCTCTCGGGGTCCTTGACGTGGCAGGGGTAAACAAAGATGGCGGCGGAGCTCCAAGCTTCCTTCAGCTTGTTTGGATAATTCAGGCTTTAGAATGAAGATGATCTCCGGGGAGTAGTCGGGACCGGCCCGTGTGCAGGATCCCTGCCGCCTTGCTCCAGCTGTTTTCGGTGTGAAGCAGTGACATGAGCGGCTGGGCCGGTTTCTCCGAAGCGGAGCTGCGGAGGATGCAGCTGGAAGGTACCGCTGCTTGCTGCTAATGTTGTCGGGCAGGTCAGCACCTGACCCCGGCTCCAACTGACATGTTGTCTTCTGTGTAGTAAACTGAAGTAAACTCGACCTCTGTGTCCCCAGACTCAGCCGGGCCCCCAGGGGCAGCCCGCGGGCGGAAGCCGGCTCCAGCCAACCGGACCCGGCAGCAGTTACTGCGGGAGAGAGCCCTTCAACTCACCGCTCAGAGAGCCGGAGGAGCCGGGAGCACTGGGCTTCCCCCGGAGCAGCAACTCACCAAGCCGCCGCCGAGAGAAGAGCCAGCTGCcgtggctccagctccagccccggctgcagcaggagctccaggaggaggtccggctccagctccaggaGGAGGTCCGGCTCCAGCTCCAAGAGGAGTtccggctgcagcaggagctccaggaggaggtccggctccggctccagctccaggaGGAGCTCCGGCTGTAGAAGCGAAGCCCGTTGAGTTGAAGCCGGGTGAAAACCATCTGACCCTGGTTGTGAAAGAGCTGGAGAAACAAGAGGTGGAAATGTTAGTACGGTTCTCTTCTCACATGGTTCTCTTCTCACATGGTTCTGTTCTCATATTGATAAACCACATGAAGGCTGCTCTGTTCTAACCTTCGTAGTCTCCCTGTGATTCGGACTCAAACCCCCGGGATGAACCGGTGATGGTTCGGTCTGCTGTAGCAGCCCGGGGtggcagctgtcaatcaggtcAAATCTAAGATCTCAACGTGTGTTGATCTACACTGGAACACGTCTCACAGCTTGCTACAGACGTGTGGGACTCGACCACAGTTCTTCTCTTGATGATCAGACTGTGAACAGAGTCTGAGGTCCGAGACGAGCTGAAGAGACACAGAGTCAAACTGTAATCTATAACAATCCATAAAGTTGAGCTCATACGTGTGGGAGATAAATTAATCTGAGGTTAAATTCTACAGATGTTCGAATCTGgctcattttattttgacataaaccaTAGAATTAAAATGTCCACTAAGTTCGAGGTGCATGTTGAACGTTTCCTTTAGGCGGTGAGTGTTGTGAGTTTGTTCTTGAATGattgtgttgtctctgtgtgtgtcagacggGAGAAGACGCGTCTGGAgctcctgcagcaggaacaGAAAGTCATGGAGGAGGGGAATAAACGCAAGAAAGCTCTGCTGTCCAAAACCATCGCTgagaagtgagtgtgtgtgtctgtacgcaGCGCGATGTGATGACATGTGATGGTCAGCACGGTGAGGAGGTAACACAACAGTGAGGAGAGGAgttgaactgtgtgtgtctgtgcacaggTCCAAGCAGACGCAGGCGGAGGCTGTGAAGCTGAAGAGGATCCAGAAGGAGCTGCAGGCCCTCGATGACATGGTGTCCAACGATATCGGCATCCTGAGAGAGAAGATAGAACAAGCCAGCTGGGGCTACAGCGCCGCCAGGTAGGACTCAAGCTCCACCCACAAGCTCCACCCACAAGCTCCACCCACAAGCTCCACCCACAAGCCCCACCCACCTGAAGAggtacagatacacacactgagaaacaaACCTTCTGCTGAGGAAACACTTTAAACACCGAGCCGGGAACTTCCAGTGGCACGAATCCCAAACACCTGTGTCTCATACTGGGAGCTGGTGCACATCGGACCGACCTTCCTCCCAGTAGACACGTTGActggtcacagctgctcttAGTACCAGTCGGAGTGAAGTGTCCCAGTGACACTGGGTCCTCGTGGACAACTGGCTGATGCAGATTAACCACAGGAATAAAAAAACTTCATTCCATTTATCTGATTCCACCAAACAAACGTTTACACTGACACCAGTAACCTGACCTTTACTGTGATTattatgttttcatgagttTCTGATAGAATATTCCAGTGTACATGTCAGATTGATTATGACTCATGCAACAACAGAACTACAAACAACCAAACTTGAACAAGTGTAATGTGAAAACTCCAAcaggaaataataatgtgaatcaGACGTCTACATGTCCACGTAATGAGACTAAAGTTAGAATCCTCCACACATCTTCATTTTTGAAGCTCAGAACAAGAGTTTACAAGAATTCAGAAGTTTGGATAAATCtggttaatatcagaatatgGACGTTTCCTCTCTGGGACACTTGATGAACTGAGCCATCGTTAGTGAATGAAGTTTTTAACGTTGGACGAGTCCAGTCGTCAGTTCTGCTGTGTTCTCCCAGAGGAGCTTTTACTTTGTGTTCACTGGGTGAATCACAGCAGATCTACTGTGAACGCCCTCTGAGCTCAGAACACTGCcccctgcagctgcttcacagtAACATGTTCTTATGAACACACTGGTGATACACACCAGAGTCTCTCTACACTTCTGCTCCAGCTCACAGAGATTCATGATTTCAACAATCCTGAATAAcgtgtaaaatatcaaataaagtGGTGTTTATAAAGAGTTTTATAATGAAGCACGACATCTGCTCACAGAAATCCAGTAAATCTCCAGTTGaccttgtgttgtgtgtcgtcATGCGCACTCTTCATTACACATGTTTGTGTAACGGGAGGTGGACCTGAccttcacacactcattaaacTGGACTGTGTTATGGTTGTGTTGATTTAATCAGTTGTGGAGATTTCGCTGAGGTTTGAACATGACGGGAAAATTCATCTTTTGAAAGTGATTGACGTTGTGTGGTTTGTTTCCAAGCAGCGAGTTGTTGTGTGTTCTGTTCCTGACGATTAACACAATGTCTCTGTGTCCGGTGCTGTGGGAGGAACCCGCTCGGTCCTCACCACGGCCGGGACCCAACACATCACAGCCAGTGCCAGTACAGCATATTTAAAGTTTTGAGTAATGTAAATACGtttctctatttttgttttgttcaacaAAAGAAGCCAACGTTTTTAAACCGTTGATTTTATTTGAACAAATGGTTATAAACAAGATTCTGTTCAGGGtcgcacaaacagacacacacacacacacacacaaaacaatcatTAATGTTCAAACACGTCAactatatattaaattaaattattaatgaaTGTTTGTCACATGTAATTCGAAGatgttcaaattaaaaagattaaaGCAAATTAGAAAAATCTTCAAAGAATCAGAACACCACTTTTTCcctcattaattatttaaactaTTTATTGGTCATCAAAATTTGAGATGaactctttgtctgtgtttagtGTTTCTCACTTGAAGAAGAATCCTGATGCTTCGACTATTCTTCTCTCTGAGTCTCCAGCTGATCTTATCACTGCTGCAGTGGATGTAACATAGAGACGATTCCCAGTCTAAAATATTTACgtttattttgaatatatatatttatattttttcttcacaACCATCTCACGACCCCTggttgagaatcactgctccaGATGTAAAGTAACAGTTTTTAATAAGTGAAAGTTAAACTGAGATTAATGCACGAATCTAATATAATGTGacaaactgtttgtttcctccgtCTGTGACAGGAAGCGTTTCGAGAAGGCAGAGGCCGAGTACGTGACGGCCAAACTGGACCTGCACAGGAAGACGGAGGCGAAGGAGCAGATGACGGAGCACCTCTGTGCCATCATCCAGCAGAACGAGCTGCGCAAAGCCCacaagctggaggagctgatgcaGCAGCTGCATCTTCAGGCTACCGAGGAGGTGCTGGAGAAGCtgaaagagggggaggaggaggaggagaagaggagaagctgtgCGGAGGGAAACGGTTTAGTAGCGAACCAGGAGGGAGCAGTGCAACCAGCAGAAGTCTGTGAACCGACAGAGGACAAGAGTGTGAGGGGGGACAGCGGGGGGGAGGTCCagggagacaaaacaaagactGAACCACCAGAGACTGAGCAGGAGGGTCACACGTTAGAGAACGGTGTCCCCAGCGAGACGGTGGCGTCCTGATGATCACAGAGCAGTGGGTCACCTCCtctgaaacatctggatcacACCCTCTCCACTGTGGGATCAAACTGAGCCTGAGTTTGTCCCTGAGAGTCGCAGCTTGACTCAGGTCTGCTGAACAGTTTGTCTCAGTCTGGCATCAAACCTCAAGTCGTCGGTCCCGACTGAAGTGACTTCAACCAGATCTGCTCTCTACAAACGGGTTCCACGTCCAGCGGATCAGCTGCCgtcaggttctggtccagggtCAGCTTATCACCTCGTCTGTCACAGTTTCACAATCAAACCAAGATGAGCAGTTCTGTCTCAATCTGACCTGAGAACAGACGTCAAGTAAACTTCAGCTGCTGCAAAAACCTTCTGTAGGAAAACAGACGAAATGTGGAATTTTCCTCACAAGTGTCGAAtgacaacatttaaatataaaaaaacctCCTCAGCCAACAGAAATGTCCCTTCAGCTGATTCTGGATCAGAACCAACAGTTCTCTGAGCGTAGTTACCGGATCTGCACCACGGTCACCACACTGGTAACATCATGGGACCTCGGTATCAAGTTCATGAAGTTTAAGGTTTAAAGGTTTGACCACTGAGACACTTTCTGATGAGAGACACCTGAAgtcctgctgcacacagaggGAGGTTGAGTCTCCTGCTCATTAGAGGAAGAGCCGTCGTCTCCTGGTccaaccagaaccagaaccagaactctctggttctggttctgggcTGGAAAAAAGAATGAATCCATGTaactttgttattttaaattaatttactcATGATTCTTTGGAAACGGGGTTTGTCTGATTTTAATcaattgattgaatttatttcatgatttaaagagacacatttaactttacataaaaacaacaagacaACAACTCACAAGATGAATATAGAACACTAGACTAAAAAGAATGAGAACACGTCAACAGAAATATCGACTGTACAATCTTAAGAAGGCTGCTTGTACTTATCTTGAATCTGAGGACTTTGATTTCTGTTGTCAAAACGGTTCTTTGTTGAAAGTGAATCTATGAAACTCCTGGTGTCTGaatcagcagcagatcagaaCCTGAAACTGATCTCTGCAGAAGACCAcagtttgtgattgtgtctctgtggcgAGGAGGAAACCCGGGTCCCGTGTGGTGGCAGCTGACCCTGGGTCTGCTGCTCAGAGCCCGGTGTGGTCCTGTCGCTGAGCAGTAAGAGGATCTCTGCTCACATCGTGGCCACGCTCTCGGCTGCACACGGAACCAAAGATCTGCTTCTGACCAAAGCTCCATTAGTTTGAGTGTTTGTAGTAAATGTGGCaaagaaaagttatttaaaGCTGCAATATTTAAAAGGGGAGAGGGTTTATTATACACACTACTGTTTGATATTTTactaaaataaactaaaagagcatcgtttgttttagtttgttttcttttgatttccaTTTGAGTTTCTGGATGATTTACCTTCGGGACTCAGACGGAGGCAGCGCTCTGCGACTCCCCTCGCTGGTTCAAGTCCTCGCTCTTTTTTCAAAGTGCAGTAAGTGTTTCTGTAAACTGCTCTGAGACTTTACAGCTCCGGTCACATCTGGCCAGCTGAACGAGACGCCGTAAAAACAGCTCTTTTAATTAGTCGGGAGGCAGAAGCTCGGAGAGGGAGAGCGACCACCATCTCGTCTGCCCCGGGGTCAGCGTTTGAAGTCCAGCGTTTCACCAGACCAGATAAAACCACCtcagccccacacacacacacacacacacacacacacacacacacacacacacacacacacattcaactcCAGTGTGAGTACTCGTCGTTTTCTGATACTTTAGATTTTAATATTGTTCATTTTAACTTCACCATATTTATTTGGGAAATAAAGTAACTTTGCAAAAAGAAAATTACTAAATATGAAGCATCTTTTTGAAGTGATGCAAATTCTAAATTATTTGTGTTAAGTTTGTAATTTACTCTTAAAGATGAAAAAGCTGAGGTGAATCTGCCTCTTTTCAATCCCTCactttacaataaaaaacatttcaacaaattGATTAGTTGATAAACAAGTTggatgtttatgttttaaatacacaaaaatatgtttttagtttCCAGGACGGAATCTTTACTGCGAGttaataaagttaataaaattgtctttaacctttttataaatcaataatgaaattaaCTCTCATGTATATGTATTGCAACTAAATATGTAttacaactatatatatatgtataacagTTATATAACATGATAAGACGACCATTTAGCAGCTTTGATCATTTCTGAATTCGGACCTGAACATGAGTACATTTCAAACGGTTGTTTGTAAAGTCTCCATCGATAAAGTcccacttttatatttatttaattcaaccaaaatttattataatttaataataaataatttaagaaataaatacaaaaaatttgtatttatttcagctTGAACTTGAACAAAGTGAATCTGAGaggctgtttcttttcttttcagattAAAAGGGAAGAAGAGCGACGATTGTCAACATGTGaggagttttgtgtgtgtgttagtgtgtgtgtgtgtgtgtgggggtggttgtgtgtgtcggtgtgtgcgtgtgtcagtgtgttaaaACGGAAACGTCCCCCGGAtcatgacaaagaaaaatgAGAAGGTGCAGGCTGCGGAGATTAAGGCATCCAGCCGATCTGCAGGGATCTACACTGGAAATCACATTTCCAtgggtaagtgtgtgtgtgtgtgtgtgtgtgtgtgtgttgggccaGACTTCAGAGAGTGGACGCTT
The nucleotide sequence above comes from Platichthys flesus chromosome 9, fPlaFle2.1, whole genome shotgun sequence. Encoded proteins:
- the gorab gene encoding RAB6-interacting golgin, coding for MSGWAGFSEAELRRMQLEDSAGPPGAARGRKPAPANRTRQQLLRERALQLTAQRAGGAGSTGLPPEQQLTKPPPREEPAAVAPAPAPAAAGAPGGGPAPAPGGGPAPAPRGVPAAAGAPGGGPAPAPAPGGAPAVEAKPVELKPGENHLTLVVKELEKQEVEIREKTRLELLQQEQKVMEEGNKRKKALLSKTIAEKSKQTQAEAVKLKRIQKELQALDDMVSNDIGILREKIEQASWGYSAARKRFEKAEAEYVTAKLDLHRKTEAKEQMTEHLCAIIQQNELRKAHKLEELMQQLHLQATEEVLEKLKEGEEEEEKRRSCAEGNGLVANQEGAVQPAEVCEPTEDKSVRGDSGGEVQGDKTKTEPPETEQEGHTLENGVPSETVAS